Proteins encoded together in one Carya illinoinensis cultivar Pawnee chromosome 3, C.illinoinensisPawnee_v1, whole genome shotgun sequence window:
- the LOC122304629 gene encoding uncharacterized protein LOC122304629 has protein sequence MEALLRTMPPHIIQEFAIVIRKIWWRRNCFLFQGEFAHPTVLISEAHHMLMLLTEESPSSGLASSKPCNSAASWQAPPLNWFKLNWDGAVDKVHGRIGVGVVVRNNSGHIIATMRTSKEMFPNPLLAEAYGALQAVKFGLDLGLHQIIIEGDSQQVTKALSNDQEGGTSASMFVCEAKQLLSSFAKWEVSHVRKNGNLMAHLLAKNSLSISDVIVTMEDIPHCISSLS, from the coding sequence ATGGAAGCACTACTAAGAACCATGCCTCCTCACATTATCCAAGAATTTGCTATTGTTATCAGGAAGATATGGTGGAGACGgaattgttttcttttccaaGGGGAGTTTGCTCACCCCACTGTGCTTATCAGTGAGGCTCACCATATGTTAATGCTACTTACAGAAGAAAGTCCATCCAGTGGGCTTGCCTCCAGTAAACCGTGCAATTCAGCAGCTTCTTGGCAGGCTCCCCCTCTGAATTGGTTTAAGCTGAACTGGGATGGGGCAGTGGACAAGGTACATGGTAGGATTGGAGTAGGTGTGGTGGTAAGAAACAATTCAGGCCACATAATTGCAACCATGAGAACTAGCAAAGAGATGTTTCCCAATCCTCTACTTGCAGAGGCCTATGGAGCACTACAAGCTGTCAAATTTGGTCTTGATCTTGGCCTACACCAGATAATTATTGAAGGCGACTCACAGCAGGTCACAAAGGCACTCTCTAATGACCAAGAAGGAGGCACAAGTGCTAGTATGTTCGTCTGTGAAGCTAAGCAATTACTCAGTAGTTTTGCCAAGTGGGAGGTTTCTCATGTAAGGAAAAATGGCAACCTTATGGCTCACTTGTTAGCAAAAAATTCACTCTCCATTTCAGATGTAATTGTCACTATGGAGGACATTCCTCATTGTATTTCCTCTCTTTCTTAA
- the LOC122303855 gene encoding scarecrow-like protein 32: MKAEVKGNMSVSLQSPTFFDTHQGPISGALNGCLGGLDGACLEKLLIHCASALETNDVTLAQQVMWVLNNVASSVGDPNQRLTSWFLRALISRASRVYPTTMNFDGSSTIPIRLMSVTELAGYVDLIPWHRFGFCASNSAILKAIQGFPRVHILDFSITHCMQWPTLIDALAKRPEGPPSLRITVPSSRPPVPPLLNISTEEVGLRLGNFAKYRDVPFEFHVFDNSPSTALSEIMCKESPGFHFESILSHLNNPSMLNLREDEALVINCQHWLRYLSDEQKGSPHGSSLRDTFINIVKGLNPQIIVVVDEDSDLSASSLTSRITTCFNYLWIPYDALETFLPKDSSQRIEYESDIGHKIENIISFEGFQRIERLESGFKLSQRWKNAGCLNIPFCEETVKEVRALLDEHASGWGMKKEEDMLVLTWKGHNSVFATAWVPNGLED, translated from the coding sequence ATGAAGGCTGAAGTAAAAGGAAACATGTCTGTTTCTCTACAGAGCCCTACTTTCTTCGACACCCATCAGGGTCCTATTTCAGGAGCGCTTAATGGGTGTCTCGGAGGCCTCGACGGAGCATGTTTAGAGAAGCTTTTGATACACTGTGCGAGTGCGTTGGAGACCAACGATGTTACTTTGGCTCAGCAAGTTATGTGGGTGCTAAATAATGTCGCTTCTTCGGTTGGTGATCCTAACCAGAGGCTCACTTCTTGGTTTTTGCGAGCACTAATCTCAAGGGCCTCTAGGGTTTACCCCACCACGATGAACTTTGATGGAAGCAGTACGATTCCAATAAGGTTGATGTCCGTGACCGAGCTTGCCGGGTACGTTGATCTAATCCCTTGGCACAGGTTTGGATTTTGTGCATCAAATAGTGCCATTTTAAAGGCAATTCAAGGTTTCCCAAGAGTTCACATCTTAGATTTTAGCATCACACATTGTATGCAGTGGCCTACTCTCATAGACGCACTAGCCAAAAGGCCAGAAGGCCCTCCATCGCTTCGAATCACAGTGCCCTCTAGCAGGCCGCCAGTCCCTCCCTTACTTAATATATCAACCGAAGAAGTTGGCCTCCGTTTGGGAAATTTCGCAAAGTATAGGGATGTTCCTTTTGAATTCCATGTCTTTGACAACTCACCTTCAACTGCACTAAGTGAAATTATGTGTAAAGAGTCACCTGGCTTTCACTTCGAATCAATTTTGAGTCACTTGAATAATCCTTCCATGCTAAACCTTAGAGAAGATGAAGCTCTGGTAATAAACTGCCAACACTGGCTGCGCTATTTGTCTGATGAGCAAAAGGGGAGTCCTCATGGTTCTTCATTGCGAGACACTTTCATTAATATAGTTAAAGGTCTTAACCCTCAAATTATAGTGGTGGTAGATGAAGATTCAGATCTGAGTGCATCAAGTCTGACATCAAGAATTACCACTTGCTTTAATTACCTATGGATACCCTATGATGCCTTGGAGACTTTTCTGCCCAAAGATAGTAGCCAAAGGATAGAATATGAATCGGATATTGGCCATAAAATTGAAAACATTATCAGTTTTGAAGGGTTTCAAAGAATAGAGAGGTTAGAGTCCGGCTTTAAATTATCTCAGAGATGGAAGAACGCCGGTTGTTTGAACATTCCGTTCTGCGAAGAGACTGTTAAGGAAGTCAGGGCTTTGCTTGATGAACATGCAAGTGGATGGGGCatgaagaaggaagaagatatGTTGGTTCTCACATGGAAGGGccataactcagtttttgcTACTGCTTGGGTCCCAAATGGTTTGGAGGATTAA